One region of Pieris rapae chromosome Z, ilPieRapa1.1, whole genome shotgun sequence genomic DNA includes:
- the LOC110999464 gene encoding solute carrier family 35 member C2: MSAPKYQQLSVNSDLDESILESKPKGKWSDVCFQKGLLSLGLILLYFSLSIGLTFYQRWLLKDFHFPLTVVMYHLIVKWLLSVCVRFVVGIITGHSQLILPFITCLISVGPTGLASGIDVGFSNWALELVTISLYTMTKSTTIIFILGFAILLGLEKKSWSLVGIVLTIASGLIMFTYNATQFNLMGFDFLLLASFAGGLRWTFAQLLMQKSKLGLHNPVDMVFHVQPWMFFSLLPFMLAFEGFKCFDKLIALAPGELFPTVLKVTVGATIAFAMEISEFLVVTYTSSLTLSIAGIFKELCILVLAVEVSGDQLSPINVVGLVVCLMGISGHIIHKVLVIKRVAGTVRVLEDDDFINIGKTRAPKAKERSEPLLESQKWQEASDESDIDSSLVIYEIMQRRDGS; encoded by the exons ATGTCGGCTCCTAAATATCAACAGCTGTCGGTCAATTCTGATCTAGATGAAAGCATATTGGAAAGCAAACCTAAAGGAAAATGGTCTGATGTGTGTTTTCAAAAGGGGCTTCTGTCTCTgggtttgattttattatatttttctttatcaatCGGCCTTACATTTTATCAGAGATGGCTCTTAAAG gatTTTCATTTTCCCCTTACGGTTGTTATGTATCACTTAATAGTAAAGTGGCTTTTATCTGTGTGCGTCCGTTTTGTGGTGGGAATTATTACTGGTCATTCCCAACTTATTCTTCCATTTATCACCTGCCTTATATCAGTTGGCCCTACAGGCCTAGCAAGTGGGATTGATGTTGGATTTTCTAATTGGGCTCTGGAGCTAGTTACCATATCCCTATATACAATGACAAAGTCAACaaccataatatttattcttggATTTGCTATACTACTTGGTCTTGAAAAGAAG TCATGGTCACTTGTTGGAATCGTACTAACAATTGCAAGTGGACTCATCATGTTTACATACAATGCAACACAATTTAACTTGATGGGTTTTGATTTCTTGCTACTAGCGTCATTTGCTGGGGGTTTACGATGGACATTTGCTCAGCTCCTTATGCAGAAATCTAAACTTGGCTTGCATAACCCAGTAGATATGGTATTTCATGTTCAACCCTGGATGTTCTTTTCTCTACTTCCATTTATGCTTGCTTTTGAAG GGTTTAAGTGTTTTGATAAACTAATTGCACTGGCACCCGGAGAATTGTTCCCAACTGTACTTAAAGTCACAGTTGGAGCAACCATAGCATTTGCAATGGAAATTAGTGAATTTCTTGTTGTAACATACACATCTAGTCTGACTCTATCAATTGCCGGTATATTTAAG GAATTGTGTATTCTAGTCTTAGCTGTAGAAGTAAGTGGCGATCAACTAAGCCCCATAAATGTTGTTGGTTTGGTTGTCTGCTTGATGGGTATCAGTGGACATATAATACACAAGGTTTTGGTAATTAAAAGAGTGGCTGGTACAGTTCGCGTTTTAGAAGAtgatgattttataaatatcggTAAGACTAGAGCCCCTAAAGCGAAAGAAAGAAGTGAACCATTGTTAGAAAGTCAGAAATGGCAAGAGGCTAGCGATGAAAGTGATATAGACAGTAGTCTGGTCATATATGAAATTATGCAGCGGCGAGATGGTAGTTAA
- the LOC111000215 gene encoding anaphase-promoting complex subunit 15B, with translation MDLPFPVLRPHFTFPEWFNADNPCDEDAELTKLEQAHQRSLNSYTKRCVKHAPVQKPESEPVEEVETEYEGGNEDAEESEDSHDVDEDEQITTADSPEFTIADQEQIIHDDDFIPDVEVIEGNLWPYNIPEQ, from the exons ATGGATTTACCATTTCCAGTCTTAAGACCTCATTTCACATTTCCGGAGTGGTTTAACGCAGATAATCCTTGTGATGAAGACGCAGAATTAACGAAGCTAGAACAAGCACATCAGCGCTCG TTGAACTCATATAcgaaacgttgtgtaaaacatgCTCCGGTGCAGAAACCCGAATCCGAACCAGTAGAGGAAGTGGAGACGGAGTATGAAGGTG GCAATGAAGACGCAGAAGAGTCTGAAGACTCACATGACGTCGATGAAGATGAACAAATAACTACAGCAGATTCACCCGAGTTTACTATAGCGGATCAAGAACAAATCATTCATGATGATGACTTTATACCAGACGTTGAAGTGATCGAAGGAAATCTTTGGCCATACAACATTCCTGAACAGTAA
- the LOC111000074 gene encoding KIF-binding protein-like yields MDSDTVLDRIARTFEDVKNIVRNKHSCERLPNLKKDIQYLQTELSVLGKENHVQFIRSIAMEAYLALLTAKSLPISLIEKRNILQTAFDKIKPYAFREECLFILLRIQNLLCYYLIQLDQTSLAREILESIEELYDEIKDYKPDTFIDAEDLFTIEAINKIKRINPEKIDKVITNNLQMQAFLYNKLNIPNKYTLYNHLVLRRQLEMKEGTPQDWALRTARLGNFFTYLNQLCHARHHLCAAYHVLRTCHDNCKLIPEEFVVQKADYEMHFLELSHHWVKYGLALFNISRKKLLSKYFMQPPSKADLWKNMNVLEEHTENTKVPEENEKDSGAEKNANGDSANNIFRFPSLDLKDIEKRVPVDIIKTSEDARVLFAFVHKWLMRAKHYYDFEQHPSQYISCSLQLAELYEHLAFFEKNIDNQYSIQKRRADVLEALNSLLKTCDNVMSVQIDVIRELSQVQLELMALNLQKLWREESQTNIINLNTDADSIINSLDSESTKTLTEKTLNTSSKNVFLRKMEAATSLNGCLFRLSGQLNAQTPSELSLAIDLKN; encoded by the coding sequence ATGGATAGTGATACAGTTTTAGATCGCATAGCGCGCACTTTCGAAGACGTGAAGAACATTGTAAGAAATAAGCACTCATGTGAAAGATtaccaaatttaaagaaagatattcaatatttacaaacagaACTCAGCGTATTAGGTAAAGAAAATCACGTTCAATTCATAAGATCTATAGCTATGGAAGCATATTTAGCGCTATTGACAGCTAAGTCTTTGCCAATTTCCCTAATAGAGAAACGAAACATTCTTCAGACGgcttttgataaaataaagccTTATGCATTTCGTGAAGAGTGTCTATTTATACTACTAAGAATACAAAATTTGCTTTGTTATTATCTCATACAACTGGATCAGACATCTTTAGCACGAGAAATTCTCGAAAGCATAGAAGAACTGTATGACGAAATAAAGGACTACAAGCCAGATACATTTATAGATGCTgaagatttatttactatcgaagcaattaataaaattaaacgaatCAATCCCGAAAAGATTGATAAAGTAATAACCAATAATTTACAGATGCAAGCTTTTCTatacaacaaattaaatattcctaacaaatatacattatataatcatTTGGTATTGAGGAGACAGTTAGAAATGAAGGAAGGTACCCCTCAAGACTGGGCTCTTAGAACTGCGAGGTTAGGAAATTTCTTTACATATCTTAACCAACTATGCCATGCCAGACATCATCTGTGTGCAGCATACCATGTTTTGCGTACCTGTCACGACAATTGTAAGTTAATTCCTGAAGAATTTGTTGTTCAGAAAGCAGAttacgaaatgcattttcttgAATTAAGCCACCATTGGGTAAAATATGGTTTGGCACTCTTTAATATTTCACGAAAAAAGCTTTTATccaaatattttatgcaaCCTCCTTCAAAAGCTGATTTGTGGAAAAATATGAATGTCCTTGAAGAGCACACTGAAAATACTAAAGTTCCTGAGGAAAACGAAAAAGATAGTGGCGCCGAAAAAAACGCAAATGGAGATTCtgcaaataacattttcagATTTCCATCGTTAGATCTAAAAGACATTGAGAAAAGAGTCCCAGTGGACATAATAAAGACTTCGGAAGATGCCCGTGTACTCTTTGCTTTCGTACATAAATGGCTGATGAGAGCCAAGCATTACTATGACTTTGAACAACATCCATCGCAATATATATCGTGTTCTTTACAGTTGGCAGAACTTTATGAGCATTTAGCGTTCTTCGAAAAAAACATTGACAATCaatacagcatacaaaaacGAAGGGCAGATGTATTAGAAGCATTAAATtccttattaaaaacttgtgaCAATGTGATGTCAGTTCAGATAGATGTTATCCGAGAATTGTCTCAAGTACAGTTAGAGCTCATGGCGTTAAATCTACAAAAGTTGTGGCGCGAGGAATCACAAAccaacattattaatttaaataccgaCGCAGATTCCATAATTAATTCTTTGGATTCAGAGTCAACTAAAACATTGActgaaaaaacattaaatactagctctaaaaatgtatttttgaggAAAATGGAAGCTGCGACATCCCTTAATGGCTGTCTATTTAGATTGAGTGGACAACTAAATGCACAGACTCCGTCAGAATTGAGTCTTGCCATAGatctcaaaaattaa
- the LOC111000398 gene encoding uncharacterized protein LOC111000398, whose translation MPQKERILQAQADMGIPLPEGRTASEKALIKEIKSGKRKRAKSLPPAELKKLDTKTAKKMKEGKGPSDECICDILTPESEKIAIKSRVPSEKIRKAKEAGLLTPLEGKSTKDKERILKSLAKEGLPLPEPKTVSEKKLIDKIKTEMGIPVVGVPSEKMRKARALGLLTPITGKSDAEKERILTGLAKNGIPLPKAQTASEKKVIEKVRKDLGLPPEPKTSSIRRKYNQAHEAGIITPLEGKTMAQKENILTEQARMGLPLPEGRTPSEKDLINRIRKNVPKKKSEIIGEIGGIPITASKREAFQKAKKEGLLTPLKGKSIAEKEKIVRGLAEAGLPLPEGKTPSEKVLIQKIRTGLGLPPEPTPSERQGKIRTKSKKIGADRAKKSEVAIGVGKSKIGIKEEFQDIIKTTTCDRGCGCDRKKIRFKHSYVKIRVTSPDISSLCPCPDECVPGVKGGVFTDNEGIKVTVGQVSAAPSYTSKEYIKTERTKLEIKYKNEKAKLSSISSDSIKIKSQNQLKQSSRFSESLSETYIFIKSSNESNDSKLSIDISTVIGAFESTLFSSSSNKSILSKSISIISITVSNCSSNSAYLIERTLDYSSQSNESITDLDIIDQVKHYGIARMHSTTFDLGTDLRSDSNLNDHPTRLSTINNIYNCACKATRPNLESIISKILSQQALSENSSLYVLLPTSSENSSTRLYCNSDVSSTICIQLSEKPVTCKGCFDTSYHSEFLQSKQKKFQGFKITAKGRNKVTERHRVPGELLTIKPDRLKMKECTEICTDTTEDRPCCCDAAYENPLQKIGMTNVISELVIPFINNDALSQGLNRENYECCHEIIRKKDISYRTKNLGPDQTPVRICKTPSCGNFSEPTQHMRNSPLNSNLNEIPTSSKQCECNFEQLKEILEKIGRDLASKSCGSSTERIDAKVAKPIIKNANLQQSSKTHDCISCGSLSKEELKNKCPCERHPSKSKHLEKLIPPRHIYGNNSNTDLKEKKNNKKKDKGHICECPPVTQEEFDPMVLIDEYEIRRMKSALTQNMSGFKIISVPKVPEPEMSFEEALSYVIQSDQEKYGKLFCLCHEKHGQKKKADCECPPDEVPVKTLEDLKGIKLHIGGKGSSSRGLSGILCFQLIDD comes from the exons ATGCCCCAGAAAGAGAGAATTCTTCAAGCGCAAGCTGATATGGGTATTCCTTTACCAGAAGGTCGAACAGCATCAGAAAAGGCTTTAATTAAGGAGATTAAATCCGGTAAGAGAAAGCGAGCCAAATCATTACCACCAGCggagttaaaaaaattggataCAAAAACAGCAAAAAAAATGAAGGAAGGAAAAGGGCCAAGCGATGAATGTATATGTGATATACTTACACCGGAATCAGAAAAAATTGCTATTAAGTCACGCGTACCCTCAGAAAAAATTCGTAAAGCTAAAGAAGCTGGCTTACTGACGCCACTTGAAGGTAAATCTACAAAGGATAAGGAGAGAATACTTAAAAGTTTGGCTAAAGAAGGACTACCGCTACCTGAACCAAAAACTGTGTctgaaaaaaagttaatagataaaataaaaaccgaAATGGGTATACCTGTTGTAGGAGTTCCATCGGAAAAAATGCGTAAAGCACGAGCTCTTGGGTTATTAACTCCAATAACAGGAAAATCAGATGCTGAAAAAGAAAGAATTTTAACAGGATTAGCTAAAAATGGAATTCCATTGCCAAAAGCACAAACGGcttctgaaaaaaaagttatagaaAAAGTACGAAAAGATCTTGGCTTACCGCCAGAACCAAAAACATCATCGATAAGACGAAAATATAATCAAGCCCATGAAGCTGGTATAATAACCCCACTTGAAGGAAAGACTATGGCtcagaaagaaaatattttaactgaaCAAGCTAGAATGGGATTACCTCTGCCAGAAGGGCGAACACCGTCTGAAAAAGATCTAATTAATCGAATACGTAAAAATGTGCCAAAGAAGAAATCTGAAATAATTGGGGAAATAGGCGGGATCCCAATTACAGCTTCTAAAAGGGAAGCTTTCCAGAAAGCGAAAAAGGAGGGCTTATTAACGCCTTTAAAGGGAAAGTCAATcgctgaaaaagaaaaaattgtaagaGGGCTAGCAGAGGCTGGTTTGCCTTTACCGGAAGGAAAAACACCATCGGAAAAAGTGCTGATACAAAAAATCCGCACTGGTTTGGGCCTCCCTCCTGAACCTACACCTTCTGAAAGACAAGGTAAAATAAGAACAAAATCTAAGAAAATTGGTGCCGATAGAGCTAAAAAGAGTGAAGTAGCAATTGGTGTTGGTAAATCTAAAATAGGCATAAAAGAAGAGTTTcaggatattataaaaactactacttGTGACCGTGGTTGTGGTTGTGATCGAAAAAAGATAAGGTTTAAACATAGCTATGTAAAAATACGAGTTACATCTCCAGATATATCATCTTTATGCCCTTGTCCTGACGAATGCGTACCAGGAGTAAAAGGCGGTGTATTCACTGATAACGAAGGTATAAAAGTGACAGTAGGCCAAGTAAGCGCAGCACCTTCATATACTtctaaagaatatattaagacTGAGCGTACTAAATTGgagattaaatacaaaaacgaGAAAGCTAAATTATCTTCTATTTCAAGTGActcaatcaaaataaaatcacaaaatcaattaaaacaaagtagCCGTTTCAGTGAAAGCTTAAGtgaaacttatatttttattaaatcttcaaaTGAATCAAATGATTCAAAACTAAGTATTGATATATCAACAGTTATAGGGGCTTTTGAATCCACGCTTTTTTCTTCGTCTTCAAATAAAAGCATACTTTCGAAATCAATAAGCATTATATCTATCACAGTCTCGAATTGTTCATCAAATTCTGCGTATCTAATTGAAAGAACTTTGGACTATTCTTCACAATCAAATGAAAGTATAACAGACTTGGACATTATCGATCAAGTGAAACATTATGGGATTGCAAG GATGCATTCCACGACGTTCGATTTGGGTACCGACTTAAGATCGGACAGCAATTTAAATGACCATCCAACGAGATTAtctactataaataatatttataattgtgcGTGTAAGGCGACTCGTCCCAATTTAGAGAGcataataagtaaaatcttATCTCAGCAAGCTTTAAGTGAAAATTCATCGCTTTATGTTCTTCTTCCGACATCATCTGAAAACAGTTCTACCCGATTATATTGTAACAGTGATGTTAGTTCAACGATTTGCATTCAGCTTTCCGAAAAACCTGTAACCTGCAAGGGCTGTTTTGATACTAGCTACCATA GTGAGTTCCTACAAAGTAAACAGAAAAAGTTCCAAGGCTTTAAGATAACTGCAAAAGGCAGAAACAAAGTAACCGAAAGGCACAGAGTTCCGGGAGAACTATTAACCATTAAGCCAGATAGACTTAAGATGAAGGAATGTACAGAAATTTGTACTGACACTACTGAAGATCGGCCTTGTTGTTGTGATGCCGCATATGAAAATCCTTTACAAAAAATAGGAATGACAAATGTAATATCAGAATTAGTGATTCCTTTTATCAATAATGATGCTTTATCACAAG GGTTAAATCGTGAAAATTATGAATGCTGTCATGAAATTATAAGAAAGAAGGATATCTCTTATAGAACGAAAAACTTGGGTCCCGATCAAACACCAGTACGAATTTGTAAAACACCTTCTTGTGGAAATTTTTCTGAACCAACACAACATATGCGAAATTCGCCATTAAATtccaatttaaatgaaataccaACTTCTAGTAAGCAATGCGAATGCAATTTTGAACAACTTAAAGAAATCTTAGAAAAAATTGGAAGAGATCTAGCTTCAAAGTCTTGTGGTAGTTCCACTGAAAGAATTGACGCTAAAGTGGCTAAACCAATTATCA aaAACGCAAACCTTCAACAGTCATCTAAAACACACGATTGCATATCCTGTGGTTCTCTTAGCaaagaagaattaaaaaacaaatgtccTTGTGAGCGACACCCATCAAAAAGTAAACATTTGGAAAAACTTATACCACCAAGACACATCTATGGAAATAATTCAAACACTGACTTAAAAgagaagaaaaataacaaaaagaaagATAAAGGACATATTTGTGAATGTCCTCCAGTGACTCAGGAAGAATTTGACCCAATGGTTTTGATTGATGAATACGAAATAAGAAGAATGAAATCGGCTTTAACCCAAAACATGTctggatttaaaataattagtgtaCCAAAAGTGCCTGAACCAGAAATGAGTTTCGAAGAAGCTCTAAGCTACGTTATACAAAGCGATCAAGAGAAATATGGAAAACTCTTCTGTCTATGTCACGAAAAGCATGGGCAAAAGAAAAAAGCAGATTGTGAATGCCCTCCTGACGAGGTGCCTGTAAAGACCCTCGAAGATCTTAAAGGAATTAAACTTCACATAGGTGGTAAGGGTTCTTCCTCAAGAGGTTTAAGtggtatattatgttttcaaCTTATAGATGACTAA